A window of the Bactrocera neohumeralis isolate Rockhampton unplaced genomic scaffold, APGP_CSIRO_Bneo_wtdbg2-racon-allhic-juicebox.fasta_v2 cluster09, whole genome shotgun sequence genome harbors these coding sequences:
- the LOC126764637 gene encoding tigger transposable element-derived protein 6-like yields MTGSLWSMIMKEFDNEMGKQKRKVLLIVDNAACHKVDGLNVENVKITFLPPNTTSLLQPLDQGIIHCFKVYFRQIMVRKQILAIENGLSIKQFITSISILDALNFIKRAWWLVKSDTIRNCFQKAGFQVEDISFDPIEEIVDVPIEIHNFDEYVACDSDIDCFGVLTDEKIVKDVLNEADVESSEESAVDAAEGVAMKVAVEVMLTTHSDRISAILAKSA; encoded by the exons ATGACTGGATCTTTGTGGTCAATGATAATGAAGGAATTCGACAATGAAATGGGAAAACAAAAGCGAAAGGTGTTATTAATAGTTGACAACGCAGCCTGCCATAAAGTTGATGGTTTGAATGTTGAGAATGTaaagattacatttttgccacCAAACACGACATCACTGTTGCAGCCTCTCGACCAAGGGATAATACACTGCTTTAAAGTTTATTTCAGACAAATAATGGTTCGAAAACAAATACTTGCCATAGAGAACGGCTTGtcaattaaacaatttataacaTCGATTTCAATACTTGATgcccttaattttattaaacggGCGTGGTGGCTTGTTAAAAGCGATACCATAAGAAATTGCTTTCAAAAA GCCGGGTTTCAAGTAGAAGATATTTCGTTCGACCCTATCGAGGAAATAGTAGATGTCCCTATTGAAATACATAACTTTGATGAATACGTTGCGTGCGACAGTGACATTGATTGCTTTGGTGTTCTTACTGATGAGAAAATAGTAAAAGATGTATTAAATGAGGCTGATGTTGAATCATCAGAAGAATCTGCAGTTGATGCC gccgagggTGTAGCCATGAAGGTTGCAGTAGAAGTAATGCTGACCACCCACTCAGATAGAATATCGGCGATACTAGCcaagagtgcctaa